One genomic region from Solwaraspora sp. WMMD792 encodes:
- a CDS encoding DUF2314 domain-containing protein: MAASSDDLLLPVPVPESLAATYLVPVIPPDAAVPDALDAVDRLGDRLSRPVRDLTRQMLGSPLMTVQTRPVDRLPELPPDLLAAFGATGGQLARLRTAQRCVVVQASYRPGWPPAHEWAARAVGAALADALDVDLIDLFGLQFLDPAGALRSLPDADGRIRLVDWVLVPYSPDDDGLWFTTKGLRRFGLLELQAQQVPPRFVRAWGAIMTGTARRLLRIWTEALAEPEPPAFVQLPVNLPVSGHDIAVAYGNQDRHDSAGSALLRIVLDPSTDPEADSFLTLRPPPQVADSDAGDYFAQVCGELFGAGQPEIHYARQSDAMAQAITTARRSLGGVRARFLARALGGQLLVKYGLTAPDGHEYVWASVTGWPHPGRIHAASTVDAVCDPTVRVGSPVEVDAADVVDWALISGDRMVEGGWTESVLDQGDRGATGR; encoded by the coding sequence ATGGCCGCCAGTTCGGACGACCTGCTGCTGCCGGTTCCGGTGCCGGAGTCGCTGGCCGCCACCTACCTGGTCCCGGTAATACCGCCGGACGCGGCCGTACCGGATGCGCTGGACGCGGTGGACCGGCTCGGTGACCGGCTGTCCCGGCCGGTACGTGACCTGACCCGGCAGATGCTCGGCAGCCCGCTGATGACCGTGCAGACCCGCCCGGTCGACCGGCTGCCGGAGCTGCCGCCGGATCTGCTGGCCGCGTTCGGGGCCACCGGTGGCCAGCTCGCCCGGCTGCGCACCGCGCAGCGTTGCGTGGTGGTGCAGGCCAGCTACCGGCCGGGTTGGCCGCCGGCGCACGAGTGGGCCGCGCGGGCGGTCGGCGCGGCGCTGGCCGACGCGCTCGACGTCGACCTGATCGACCTGTTCGGGCTGCAGTTCCTCGACCCGGCCGGCGCGTTGCGGTCGCTGCCCGACGCCGACGGACGGATCCGCCTGGTCGACTGGGTCCTGGTGCCCTACTCCCCCGACGACGACGGGCTCTGGTTCACCACGAAAGGGCTACGTCGGTTCGGGCTGCTGGAGCTGCAGGCGCAGCAGGTGCCGCCGAGATTCGTCCGGGCCTGGGGGGCGATCATGACCGGGACCGCCCGACGGCTGCTGCGGATCTGGACCGAGGCCCTGGCTGAACCGGAGCCGCCGGCCTTCGTCCAGCTGCCGGTGAACCTGCCGGTGTCCGGCCACGACATCGCCGTCGCGTACGGCAACCAGGACCGGCACGATTCGGCGGGTTCTGCGCTGCTGCGGATCGTGCTGGACCCGTCGACCGATCCGGAGGCCGACTCCTTCCTCACCCTCCGTCCGCCGCCGCAGGTGGCCGACAGCGACGCCGGGGACTATTTCGCCCAGGTCTGCGGCGAGCTCTTCGGCGCCGGGCAGCCGGAGATCCACTACGCTCGACAGAGCGACGCGATGGCGCAGGCGATCACCACCGCCCGCCGGTCGCTGGGCGGGGTCCGGGCCCGGTTCCTCGCCCGCGCGCTCGGCGGCCAACTGCTGGTCAAGTACGGTCTCACCGCGCCGGACGGCCACGAGTACGTGTGGGCCAGCGTCACCGGCTGGCCGCATCCCGGCCGGATTCACGCCGCCAGCACGGTCGACGCGGTCTGCGACCCGACCGTACGGGTCGGCAGCCCGGTCGAGGTGGACGCCGCGGACGTGGTCGACTGGGCGCTGATCAGCGGGGACCGGATGGTGGAGGGTGGTTGGACCGAGTCGGTGCTCGATCAGGGCGACCGAGGTGCGACCGGGCGCTGA
- the sucB gene encoding 2-oxoglutarate dehydrogenase, E2 component, dihydrolipoamide succinyltransferase, with product MPVSVTMPRLGESVTEGTVTRWLKQEGDRVEVDEPLLEVSTDKVDTEIPSPAAGVLTRIVVSEDETAEVGSELAVISGGQDDGGQQEDGGQDDGGQTAPAEPAATTPQEQPAEPEPAAAPAQPAADSAPPATGGDATAVRMPALGESVTEGTVTRWLKQVGDSVEVDEPLLEVSTDKVDTEIPSPVAGTLLEIKVPEDDTADVGAELALVGSPGGASAPAAPEPAAAPQAEPAQPQPAAQPEPAAPAPAQPGASYASPAPATESAAPTQAAPPAPAQQTAPAAPPASANGDGGYVTPLVRKLAAEQGVDLASVRGTGVGGRIRKQDVLTAAEQARAAAERAKAEQAKPAAPAAAPAAAPTAAKAQPSPLRGRTEKMSRTRTVIAKRMHESLQSSAQLTTVVEVDVTKIARLRARVKGDFQAKHGVKLSFLPFFALAAVEALRTYPVVNASIDMQAGTITYPDGEHLGVAVDTERGLLVPVIRDAGDLNLGGLARRIADVAERTRTNKIGPDELSGATFTLTNTGSRGALFDTPIVPLPQAAILGTGAVVKRAAVVDDPELGEIIAPRSMVFLALSYDHRLVDGADAARFLSAVKERLEAGAFEGELGLS from the coding sequence ATGCCGGTATCGGTCACCATGCCCCGGCTCGGCGAGAGCGTCACCGAGGGCACCGTCACCCGCTGGTTGAAGCAGGAAGGCGACCGGGTCGAGGTCGACGAACCGCTGCTGGAGGTCTCCACCGACAAGGTCGACACCGAGATCCCGTCGCCTGCGGCCGGGGTGCTCACCCGGATCGTGGTGAGTGAGGACGAGACCGCCGAGGTGGGCAGCGAACTCGCGGTCATCTCCGGCGGGCAGGACGACGGCGGACAGCAGGAGGACGGCGGACAGGACGACGGTGGGCAGACCGCCCCCGCCGAGCCCGCCGCGACCACGCCGCAGGAACAGCCCGCCGAGCCGGAGCCGGCCGCAGCGCCGGCCCAGCCAGCGGCCGACAGCGCCCCACCGGCGACCGGTGGCGACGCCACCGCGGTCCGGATGCCGGCCCTCGGCGAGAGCGTCACCGAGGGCACCGTCACCCGCTGGCTCAAGCAGGTCGGTGATTCCGTCGAGGTCGACGAACCGCTGCTGGAGGTCTCCACCGACAAGGTCGACACCGAGATCCCGTCGCCGGTCGCGGGGACGCTGCTGGAGATCAAGGTGCCGGAGGACGACACCGCCGACGTCGGTGCCGAGCTGGCCCTGGTCGGCAGCCCCGGTGGGGCCTCGGCTCCGGCGGCACCGGAGCCGGCCGCCGCACCGCAGGCCGAACCCGCCCAGCCGCAGCCGGCGGCACAACCGGAGCCGGCCGCCCCCGCACCGGCCCAGCCGGGCGCCTCGTACGCCAGCCCGGCCCCGGCCACCGAGTCCGCCGCACCGACGCAGGCCGCACCGCCGGCACCGGCACAGCAGACCGCTCCGGCGGCCCCGCCGGCCAGCGCCAACGGTGACGGCGGTTACGTCACCCCGCTGGTCCGCAAGCTCGCCGCCGAGCAGGGGGTCGACCTGGCCTCGGTGCGCGGCACCGGGGTCGGCGGGCGGATCCGCAAGCAGGACGTGCTGACCGCGGCCGAGCAGGCGCGGGCCGCCGCCGAGCGGGCCAAGGCCGAACAGGCCAAGCCGGCGGCACCGGCTGCGGCACCGGCTGCGGCACCGACGGCGGCCAAGGCGCAACCCAGCCCGCTGCGCGGCCGGACCGAGAAGATGAGCCGGACCCGGACCGTCATCGCCAAGCGGATGCACGAGTCGCTGCAGAGCTCGGCCCAGCTGACCACGGTCGTCGAGGTCGACGTGACCAAGATCGCCCGGTTGCGGGCCCGGGTCAAGGGCGACTTCCAGGCCAAGCACGGCGTCAAACTGTCGTTCCTGCCGTTCTTCGCGCTGGCGGCGGTGGAGGCACTGCGCACCTACCCGGTGGTCAACGCCTCCATCGACATGCAGGCCGGCACGATCACCTATCCCGACGGGGAGCACCTCGGCGTGGCGGTGGACACCGAGCGGGGTCTGCTGGTGCCGGTGATCCGCGACGCCGGCGATCTCAACCTCGGTGGACTGGCACGGCGGATCGCCGACGTGGCCGAGCGGACCCGGACCAACAAGATCGGCCCCGACGAGCTGTCCGGTGCCACCTTCACGCTGACCAACACCGGCAGCCGGGGGGCGCTGTTCGACACCCCGATCGTGCCGTTGCCGCAGGCCGCCATCCTCGGCACCGGAGCGGTGGTGAAACGCGCCGCCGTGGTCGACGACCCGGAGCTCGGCGAGATCATCGCACCACGGTCGATGGTCTTCCTGGCGCTGTCCTACGACCACCGGCTGGTCGACGGCGCGGACGCCGCCCGGTTCCTCAGCGCGGTCAAGGAGCGGCTGGAGGCCGGCGCGTTCGAAGGCGAGCTCGGCCTGTCCTGA
- a CDS encoding leucyl aminopeptidase, producing MTSTTTTLDLVDTDPAELAVDALVIGVHSQDQPDADQAADGAPGTTRALLLATGAESIAVAFEGRLTEALSLLGATGAAGEVIKLATLGTVGPPLLVAVGLGPEPTGAAPAPETLRRATGAAVRALAGTSRVAVALPVPDDADGPAALRAVAEGALLGSYRFAGYKTRPQPGRRAPVASIALHVTDAADPAVQAEVARAEAVAAAVIACRDWVNTPPNELRPPAFADSVRDAVVAAGLTVQVLDEQALVDGGYGGILAVGGGSAAPPRLVIVSYTPPEAAPDAPRVALVGKGITFDTGGVSIKPAQGMWEMKSDMAGAAAVGAAMLAIAALRPSVPVTAYLPMAENMPSGTAYRPGDVVTMFDGKRVEVLNTDAEGRMVLADAMARACADGCDYLLETSTLTGGQVVALGKRMAGVMGSDELCARVRAGGDAVGEPAWPMPLPDDVRKGMESEVADICQVNSAMDRAGHMLQGGVFLREFVSEGVAWAHLDVAGPAYHSGEPFGYWSKGGTGVPVRTLVHLVQDIAANG from the coding sequence GTGACATCAACCACCACAACCCTGGACCTGGTCGACACCGACCCCGCTGAGCTGGCCGTGGACGCGCTGGTGATCGGTGTACATAGTCAGGACCAGCCGGACGCAGACCAGGCGGCGGACGGCGCGCCGGGCACGACGCGCGCCCTGTTGCTGGCGACCGGGGCGGAGAGCATCGCGGTCGCGTTCGAGGGTCGACTGACCGAGGCCCTCAGTCTGCTCGGCGCCACCGGCGCCGCCGGCGAAGTGATCAAGCTGGCCACGCTCGGTACGGTCGGGCCGCCGCTTCTGGTCGCAGTCGGGCTGGGTCCGGAGCCGACCGGCGCGGCGCCCGCCCCGGAAACGCTGCGCCGAGCGACCGGCGCGGCGGTACGGGCACTCGCCGGCACCTCGCGGGTCGCCGTGGCGTTGCCGGTCCCGGATGACGCGGACGGACCGGCGGCACTGCGCGCGGTCGCCGAGGGCGCGCTGCTCGGTAGCTACCGGTTCGCCGGCTACAAGACCCGGCCGCAGCCGGGCCGACGGGCACCGGTCGCCTCGATCGCCCTGCACGTGACCGACGCCGCCGACCCCGCGGTGCAGGCCGAGGTGGCCCGAGCGGAGGCGGTCGCCGCGGCGGTGATCGCCTGCCGGGACTGGGTGAACACCCCGCCGAACGAGCTGCGGCCGCCGGCGTTCGCCGATTCGGTACGGGACGCGGTGGTCGCCGCCGGGCTGACCGTGCAGGTGCTGGACGAGCAGGCGCTGGTCGACGGGGGCTACGGCGGGATCCTCGCCGTGGGCGGCGGCTCGGCCGCCCCGCCCCGGCTGGTGATCGTCTCCTACACGCCGCCGGAGGCGGCCCCGGACGCCCCACGGGTCGCGTTGGTCGGCAAGGGCATCACCTTCGACACCGGCGGCGTGTCGATCAAGCCGGCGCAGGGCATGTGGGAGATGAAGTCGGACATGGCCGGCGCGGCCGCCGTCGGGGCGGCCATGCTGGCGATCGCGGCGCTGCGGCCGTCGGTGCCGGTCACCGCGTACCTGCCGATGGCGGAGAACATGCCGTCGGGTACCGCGTACCGGCCCGGCGATGTGGTGACCATGTTCGACGGCAAGCGGGTGGAGGTGCTCAACACCGACGCCGAGGGCCGGATGGTGCTCGCCGACGCGATGGCCCGGGCCTGCGCGGACGGCTGCGACTACCTGCTGGAGACCTCGACGCTGACCGGCGGTCAGGTGGTCGCGCTGGGCAAGCGGATGGCCGGGGTGATGGGCAGCGACGAGCTGTGCGCCCGGGTACGGGCCGGCGGGGACGCGGTGGGCGAGCCGGCCTGGCCGATGCCGCTGCCCGACGACGTCCGCAAGGGCATGGAGTCGGAGGTGGCGGACATCTGCCAGGTGAACTCGGCGATGGACCGGGCCGGCCACATGCTGCAGGGCGGGGTGTTCCTCCGCGAGTTCGTCAGCGAGGGGGTCGCCTGGGCGCACCTCGACGTCGCCGGCCCGGCTTACCACTCCGGCGAGCCGTTCGGCTACTGGAGCAAGGGCGGCACTGGCGTACCGGTGCGCACGCTGGTGCACCTGGTGCAGGACATCGCGGCCAACGGCTGA
- the lpdA gene encoding dihydrolipoyl dehydrogenase, producing MSEPNGGTFDLVILGGGSGGYAAALRAVQLDLSVALIEKDKVGGTCLHRGCIPTKALLHAAEVADNARESEQFGVKADLVGIDMAGVNSYKDGVVGRLYKGLQGMIKSSKITYVAGTGRLVGPDTVEVDGARYTGRNVILATGSYSRSLPGIEVDGERILTSEHALELDRVPSSAIVLGGGVIGVEFASVWRSFGVDVTIVEALPRLVAAEDEESSKALERAFRKRGIGFKTGKPFEKVERTESGVRMTIAGGETLEAELLLVAVGRGPVTANLGYEEQGLKMDRGFVLTDERLRTNLPNVYAVGDIVPGLQLAHRGFQQGIFVAEEIAGRSPAVIDESGIPRVTYSDPELASVGLTEAKAKEQYGADKVKTYNYNLGGNGKSQILKTTGFVKLVRVVDGPVVGLHLVGARVGELIGEAQLIYNWEADPADVAPLVHAHPTQGEALGEAHLALAGKPLHAHA from the coding sequence GTGAGTGAGCCGAACGGCGGGACCTTCGACCTGGTCATCCTCGGCGGCGGTAGTGGAGGCTACGCGGCTGCCCTGCGCGCCGTACAACTCGATCTGTCGGTAGCCCTGATCGAGAAGGACAAGGTCGGTGGCACCTGCCTGCACCGTGGCTGCATCCCCACCAAGGCGCTGCTGCACGCCGCCGAAGTGGCCGACAACGCGCGCGAGTCCGAGCAGTTCGGTGTCAAGGCGGACCTGGTCGGCATCGACATGGCCGGGGTGAACAGTTACAAGGACGGCGTGGTCGGCCGGCTGTACAAGGGCCTGCAGGGCATGATCAAGTCTTCGAAGATCACCTACGTGGCGGGCACCGGCCGGCTGGTCGGCCCGGACACCGTCGAGGTCGACGGGGCCCGGTACACCGGCCGCAACGTGATCCTGGCCACCGGGTCCTACTCGCGTAGCCTGCCCGGCATCGAGGTCGACGGCGAGCGGATTCTGACCAGCGAGCACGCGCTGGAGCTGGACCGGGTGCCGTCGTCGGCGATCGTGCTCGGCGGCGGGGTGATCGGTGTCGAGTTCGCCAGCGTCTGGCGCTCCTTCGGCGTCGACGTGACCATCGTCGAGGCGCTGCCCCGGCTGGTCGCCGCCGAGGACGAGGAGTCGTCCAAGGCGCTGGAGCGGGCGTTCCGCAAGCGCGGTATCGGGTTCAAGACCGGCAAGCCGTTCGAGAAGGTCGAACGTACCGAGTCCGGCGTCCGGATGACGATCGCCGGCGGCGAGACCCTGGAGGCCGAGCTGCTGCTGGTCGCCGTCGGGCGCGGGCCGGTGACCGCCAACCTCGGGTACGAAGAGCAGGGTCTGAAGATGGACCGTGGCTTCGTGCTGACCGACGAGCGGCTGCGGACCAACCTGCCGAACGTCTACGCCGTGGGCGACATCGTGCCCGGCCTGCAGCTGGCCCACCGCGGCTTCCAGCAGGGCATCTTCGTCGCCGAGGAGATCGCCGGCCGCAGCCCAGCGGTGATCGACGAGAGCGGCATCCCCCGGGTCACCTACTCGGACCCGGAGCTCGCGTCGGTCGGGCTGACCGAGGCGAAGGCCAAGGAGCAGTACGGGGCCGACAAGGTCAAGACCTACAACTACAACCTCGGCGGCAACGGCAAGAGCCAGATCCTCAAGACCACCGGCTTCGTCAAGCTCGTCCGGGTCGTCGACGGCCCGGTCGTGGGACTGCACCTGGTCGGTGCCCGGGTCGGCGAGCTGATCGGCGAGGCGCAGTTGATCTACAACTGGGAGGCCGACCCGGCCGACGTCGCACCACTCGTGCACGCCCACCCGACCCAGGGCGAGGCGCTGGGCGAGGCCCACCTGGCCCTGGCCGGCAAGCCGCTGCACGCACACGCCTGA
- the gcvT gene encoding glycine cleavage system aminomethyltransferase GcvT, with the protein MTEVTMTGDGAPRKSPLHDRHVALGAKFAAFGGWQMPLEYAGGGVLREHESVRNAVGVFDVSHLGKARVTGPGAAAFVNSCLSNDLDRITAGSAQYTLCCDDATGGVVDDIIAYRYADDHVFLVPNAANTGEVVGRLRAAAPGGVTVTDEHTGYAVLAVQGPASAGLLAGLGLPTGHPYMSFAAGRLAGTDLVVCRTGYTGEHGYELVVPAEAAGRVWDLLLAAETPVAARACGLGARDTLRTEMGYALHGQDLTVAVTPVQARLGWAVGWRKPDFWGRTVLLAEKTAGPARLLRGLQAVQRAIPRPGMAVLLDGAQVGAVTSGTFSPTRKAGVGLALLDTAAVPTDGVEVQVDVRGRHAPMRVVTPPFVPSSVR; encoded by the coding sequence ATGACCGAGGTGACCATGACCGGGGACGGCGCGCCGCGCAAATCCCCGCTGCACGACCGGCACGTCGCGCTCGGCGCGAAGTTCGCGGCCTTCGGTGGCTGGCAGATGCCGCTGGAGTACGCCGGCGGCGGCGTGCTGCGCGAGCACGAGTCGGTGCGCAACGCCGTCGGCGTGTTCGACGTGTCGCACCTCGGCAAGGCCCGGGTCACCGGACCCGGCGCGGCGGCGTTCGTCAACTCCTGCCTCAGCAACGACCTGGACCGGATCACCGCCGGCTCGGCCCAGTACACGCTCTGCTGCGACGACGCCACCGGCGGCGTCGTCGACGACATCATCGCCTACCGGTACGCCGACGACCACGTGTTCCTGGTGCCCAACGCGGCCAACACCGGCGAGGTGGTCGGCCGCCTGCGGGCGGCGGCGCCGGGCGGGGTCACGGTGACCGACGAGCACACCGGGTACGCCGTACTGGCGGTGCAGGGACCGGCCTCGGCTGGACTGCTCGCCGGGCTGGGACTGCCCACCGGGCATCCGTACATGAGCTTCGCCGCCGGTCGGCTGGCCGGCACCGACCTGGTCGTCTGCCGGACCGGGTACACCGGCGAGCACGGCTACGAACTGGTGGTGCCGGCCGAGGCGGCGGGCCGGGTGTGGGACCTGCTGCTGGCCGCCGAGACGCCGGTCGCCGCGCGGGCCTGTGGGCTGGGCGCGCGGGACACGCTGCGCACCGAGATGGGGTATGCGCTGCACGGTCAGGACCTGACGGTGGCGGTCACCCCGGTGCAGGCCCGGCTCGGTTGGGCGGTCGGCTGGCGCAAACCGGACTTCTGGGGTCGGACCGTACTGCTGGCGGAGAAGACGGCCGGGCCGGCCCGGCTGCTGCGCGGTCTGCAGGCCGTACAGCGGGCCATCCCGCGACCCGGCATGGCGGTGCTGCTCGACGGAGCGCAGGTCGGTGCGGTGACCAGCGGTACGTTCTCGCCGACCCGCAAGGCAGGCGTCGGCCTGGCTCTGCTGGACACCGCCGCAGTGCCGACCGACGGTGTCGAGGTGCAGGTCGACGTACGCGGCCGGCACGCGCCGATGCGGGTGGTGACCCCGCCGTTCGTGCCGTCGTCGGTGCGCTGA